The segment GATCAAAAACAATTGGTTTTTTAGATTTTCAtattagaataattatttttgttttatctagtataccaataattatattaataataatatatgatagtttttattttggttatttaacacttgatgaaattattaaatttgatattggaatgaaaaattttgttgttacaccagttaattttttaagatataATTCAGCATCAAGTAATTTAGCTAAGCATGGATTACACTCAAGATGGCTTCATTTTGCTATTAATGTACCACTTTTATACAATGTATTGGGAATTGTtggatttataataattataagaaTGATATAcaggtaataattttaattaatattaaaaacaattaacataaaataataataaacatttcttttttagtaTATCAAGAAAACGTTGGCTAGAATTACCAAGAGTTCAAAGTATTGAAAGTTTAATGATTGCTTGTTTTATAATACCAATTGGTATACTATCATTATTTCCACATCAAGAACCAAGATTTATCATTCCAACAATTCTTCCATTGGTATTTCTTTTTGCTCCAATAATTACTAACAATATTAAAGTAACAACTATTgaatacaacaataataataatacaacaacataCGTATgtcaaaaagaaaagaaaaaaattaataaattacaatgtaTATGgtggtttattaattttattatgataattttttatggctTTATTCATCAGGGTGGTGTTTATCCACTTACAAATTATCTAGTCAAAGAATTAAGAAGTAAACCAGATATAACACATGTACATTTGTTTACTTCTTATACTTATTCAATTCCAACTGGTTTAATACAATTAagaaataccaaaaaaacTTATTACAGTAGTGATAAACatagatataaattaacacaagatttttatttatatgaaaaaggAAATGAGGATACTTCAATGgtatttaaaagtatatttaataaattaaatgaatgtgaaattaaatatcaaaaaaaaaaaataccatataGACTTTATTATGCATTGCCTGTTAATTATTTTCGTGAATTTATTGAGTATGCATTTTTAAATGgcactaaaaatttaaattatcaaacagtcaatatattttatcctcatttaactattgaaaaattaccaaatataaattttcatcttgattgttttattattgaacgACCAGATAtatgtattgaaaaattaacttataatttatcaaattttttaacacaatttATTGAAAGTTTTGGATTATTATTGCTTCGTATTGAGTTACCTCATAGTTCAATTGAAAtagcataaataattaattaattattaaatttaataatcacgAAATAAtagttttcataaattaatatttaattacacacacacacacacacacactttgTACTGATTTAATTGTAAGAAGATGAAttgtgatttatttgtttttttaattatttcaataaaattttcaatagttaTACAatgttataatatatatatatatattttttttttctataaaaatacattataggattatttgtttatacattaattattaattattcaagaatattatttaacattaataaactattgtattttatatttatttaaaaatgcaagtTAGTTTtaagaagaatttttttccaaagaaattaattgtTCTCCATATGTCCAAGGTAATtcagaattaaatttatttttataagctgaatttttagcattatataattttggaTTATCAATATATGCATCACATCCATAACACCAAACAGATAAATCTGTAAAACTTAATGTCAATGGATGAGCTTTATCTTCAGCATGAATACTTGCATGTTGATTTATATTTCTGGCACAATGAACagtaaaacaaattaaacaaatcCAATTTTCAGATGTATTTGAACATTCTTGGCATGGATCCTTAACATTAATACCCTCAACTGGTACATCATTAATCATATCGAGATGTGGACAATCATTTAATGGATAAATTGCAAACATACTTCCATCAGCTAAATCACTTTGACATTCAGCAATAAATTCACTTAGTTTTTTAGTCGATGAACCATCACTTGTACTACTTCcagcatttttattatcatcatcacgaCTTCCTCCTGCACCTTgtgaattcatttttatatagatattattatttttttgttgaacaaGATTCACTGTTGATAGCTAATTCAGCTAATTTTAAGGTTAAATCACttgtttcttttaatttttctgattgTAATTGTTCAATGGCTATTTTTGATTCACTCTTATATTCAGTTTGATTGTATTCAGGATCTGgaattactttttcttttggtAAAGCAGCTTGAAATACCAAATTTggccaatattttttttgtgtatttataacgttttttattgttgtgacAGCGCTTGAGCAGGGTccattattgttaaataaaagtgGGGGTAATGGATCATTGAGCAAAGCTTTTGTACACATAGTCATTGCATAAGCAATTGAATTAACATTATAACCACCCTCAAGAGCTAATATGACTCTACCATTAGCAAGAGACATTAGCCAATGTGTAAAAAGTCCAAATGCTTCTGGTGTAACAGCATAACCACCCAATGAATCACCAATACATGCATCAAAACCAGCAGATATTAAAACCAATTCTGGATTAAATTGATATGCAATTGgcataattatttgttgaaatgcAGCAACATATTCAGCATCACCCATTTTTCTTCTATTCCATggtatattaacattaaaacctTCACCTTTATTATTTCCAACAACATCATAATTTGCATCTTTTGATTTTGGATAAAAATTTGCATTATCATAACGATGaagtgatatatataaaatatttggatCATCTTCAAGTAATGATTGTGTTCCATTACCATGATGAATATCccaatcaacaattaatactCTGCTTAATGAATGATGTTTGATTGCATATTTAGCAGCAATAgcaacattattaaataaacaaaaacctGATGGTAAATCTTCAGCAGCATGATGACCTGGTGGTCTGACAATTGCAACACCTGATTGACTTTCACAATTTAATACACTATCAACAATACTTAGTACTGAACCAGCAGCAGTGCATGCACTTGTCCAAGTATCTTTATTAAGAAATACAGAATCATAATCACGTGATTGTTTTGCTAATGTTGatggttttaattttgatgtatCCATAACCATTTTAATATGTTCTTTTGTATGAACAAGAAGTAATTCTTCTTCTGTTGCAATTCTTCCTTGCATTATATGGCATCTTTTTATCAATTCAAATTCTTCatgttttgtaaatatacCTGATATTCTTTCTGGTGATTCTGGATGATCATTGTcagtataattaaaatgtttaagcATTTCAGTATCATAAATAAGTGCAACACGATTTGGTGCtttgtttaaatttgtaaatttttttagattatttaatCTATCATGAACATtacgtaaaaatatttcactttGTATTGGATAACAGTCAcgagttaaataaaattctggTTTCGTTTCATCACCATTGTAAATGACAACTGGAAGATGTCGTTctgtatcatcattatttgatgGCTGAGAATTTATTGAGTAAGTTTCTTGATACTGATAACAATTCCAGTATGGTTTGTGAGTGTATATGACATTCAAAATTGTCTCACGAATACTTGCACATGGTACATCTAGAGTTTCAATCATTGGACAAGGATCACCAAGAAGAGTTCGAAGTGTTAATGCTGCTGATTCTGACAATGATTCTAAACAATATCCACCctgtaataaatttgttaaatcaatttttgtttgtatttatttgtcttaataataatagttaccTCAAGAATCACAGCTACTTTTCCACGAGCTAAACCAAGTAAAGGTGACAACAAGTGTGAATAAAATGCAGGTGTTATTTCCATTTCtccctgtaaaaaaaaaaccattaatatttatatttaaaagatcaagtggtatatttataaaaataattaattaatttgattttttatataagttTATTTGGCCTTCAATGACAAAACCTTTTCATCTCCAATAGCCGAATCGAAACCAGCACTCACAACAATCAAATCAGGACcaaactaatttaaaaagaaaaaccataaattaattaatatttttttgtaatttaattacctCTGGACAACCGAGTGCAGCATCGTAGCCAGCTGAAATGACTACGAGATCCGGTTGAAACTAAAATTCACGaatcattaatatataat is part of the Aphidius gifuensis isolate YNYX2018 linkage group LG1, ASM1490517v1, whole genome shotgun sequence genome and harbors:
- the LOC122855541 gene encoding GPI mannosyltransferase 4, whose product is MKVNHENNVNNNDNNKFKNKVNNNSKYKNLPYWILASLRVFLTLLPQTGYIHPDEYFQSIEVIAGDRFDIDVYKPWEYNTTFPIRSTLISQIIVGVPYSLMNIITPYLNNYFQYSIKTPYFLIVLPRLLICLLSFISDYCLYKICNIYHQNYHVILSTFASSYVMIIYATHTFSNSIELILNSILIYYVSKCMAYSEKIILQSDIIAECYDKAPTIVERVKYYKLRSSLPSHSLKHCLILSTITIIGIFNRPTFVAFALPSIFFWLQRGLGSKTIGFLDFHIRIIIFVLSSIPIIILIIIYDSFYFGYLTLDEIIKFDIGMKNFVVTPVNFLRYNSASSNLAKHGLHSRWLHFAINVPLLYNVLGIVGFIIIIRMIYSISRKRWLELPRVQSIESLMIACFIIPIGILSLFPHQEPRFIIPTILPLVFLFAPIITNNIKVTTIEYNNNNNTTTYVCQKEKKKINKLQCIWWFINFIMIIFYGFIHQGGVYPLTNYLVKELRSKPDITHVHLFTSYTYSIPTGLIQLRNTKKTYYSSDKHRYKLTQDFYLYEKGNEDTSMVFKSIFNKLNECEIKYQKKKIPYRLYYALPVNYFREFIEYAFLNGTKNLNYQTVNIFYPHLTIEKLPNINFHLDCFIIERPDICIEKLTYNLSNFLTQFIESFGLLLLRIELPHSSIEIA
- the LOC122855344 gene encoding LOW QUALITY PROTEIN: histone deacetylase 6 (The sequence of the model RefSeq protein was modified relative to this genomic sequence to represent the inferred CDS: inserted 2 bases in 1 codon); translation: MSSTNTKINLLNAVKQLADSEINLINVIDKSRPDINLKMSTKSTSSTAAINDQRKSSRLANIKPSKAIVTAKREATACKKNHLKIKKASDTFYVKDIYEGAIKAKNMIRGMTGIVYDRSMADHRCLWDDNYPECPERFIKTLERCEELGLIDRCKIIEPRLASDDELLMKHTQEQIDILKATDGSEDLEKLEKLSSKYDAIYIHPSTYRLSLLSTGSTINLFESICRGDVQNGMAIIRPPGHHAMKAEYCGYCFFNNVAIASEKILADGLAKKILIIDWDVHHGQATQQMFYNDPRVVYFSIHRYENGEFWPNLKESNYHYVGEDEGIGYNFNVPLNKTGMKNADYLAIFQQVLLPMAYEFQPDLVVISAGYDAALGCPEGEMEITPAFYSHLLSPLLGLARGKVAVILEGGYCLESLSESAALTLRTLLGDPCPMIETLDVPCASIRETILNVIYTHKPYWNCYQYQETYSINSQPSNNDDTERHLPVVIYNGDETKPEFYLTRDCYPIQSEIFLRNVHDRLNNLKKFTNLNKAPNRVALIYDTEMLKHFNYTDNDHPESPERISGIFTKHEEFELIKRCHIMQGRIATEEELLLVHTKEHIKMVMDTSKLKPSTLAKQSRDYDSVFLNKDTWTSACTAAGSVLSIVDSVLNCESQSGVAIVRPPGHHAAEDLPSGFCLFNNVAIAAKYAIKHHSLSRVLIVDWDIHHGNGTQSLLEDDPNILYISLHRYDNANFYPKSKDANYDVVGNNKGEGFNVNIPWNRRKMGDAEYVAAFQQIIMPIAYQFNPELVLISAGFDACIGDSLGGYAVTPEAFGLFTHWLMSLANGRVILALEGGYNVNSIAYAMTMCTKALLNDPLPPLLFNNNGPCSSAVTTIKNVINTQKKYWPNLVFQAALPKEKVIPDPEYNQTEYKSESKIAIEQLQSEKLKETSDLTLKLAELAXSTVNLVQQKNNNIYIKMNSQGAGGSRDDDNKNAGSSTSDGSSTKKLSEFIAECQSDLADGSMFAIYPLNDCPHLDMINDVPVEGINVKDPCQECSNTSENWICLICFTVHCARNINQHASIHAEDKAHPLTLSFTDLSVWCYGCDAYIDNPKLYNAKNSAYKNKFNSELPWTYGEQLISLEKNSS